One genomic region from Ptychodera flava strain L36383 chromosome 5, AS_Pfla_20210202, whole genome shotgun sequence encodes:
- the LOC139133756 gene encoding uro-adherence factor A-like codes for MNYSKENKAKDMPFPTMTDVGIDVNSAHDGSVVENIIGSVVATDSRQRRSSSSMSRQTASVTPDEQSACTVQENENLTKGEDQSARDDYENDESRTESKDSDMSIYVLKSEIQKQERSKITTEAPHDKSVLLSIDIQGNKQEILDSSDADNQSEEESDERASQPLNHENEDHPTMNATRTAAREDKPDVSTVDNGFNRSSERGKTPDHSEVHKKYAESSQSDDLSEEDGDGNDGDDDAIAEKDSVRHCSTLFIKIGISVGASNPDQEENKACTKTENAVKDLGDELSVENNTINDDIASAGNKKSSTDDENERSSSVYDHEAESRQASDLIEQKTEQRKMLSLEIQLKDSENTQGEACLKNDAFNGIKEVVNEPNATTNEKMLKDAPNLKIVGSAEERNLQDEQDSGEKFNIDKCEPDLDIGEGNKESSNAETRIPTKELVEGLPKDNGGKEDNLALTDSPGDCKNAEKHEKASTFLPCSDLVDLDTDDEQNCSKTNEIHINERERSTITSKFSSSACTNQSEGNYSPSAQYSNEYVKPGRLSANTMDIIVNARDKLEHDKIVIKNRNFQSANKIKNWNKHHPDHDVRRSTTSDDKSDTDHRGHQSERTESKLVEESIDLRKGYPTVKKNEQTIKNISLFSKEFPSLVDGMDMSASCVPDRSTAQASEVVSHFPSVGEPNWLTCRDALPERPKSARGRIGLYRTGETENENTDRKVGDNGQKAASDIVDYIEDTSTDPRDTLPEDSIEDMLLEIEQNFNFTDVESSFTEPNGHDSKRQNPGKTGGIGDSRSCQISQKSSREDRRSCHSDSGGAVRKCSTGQHKEENGDLDSSSEAFSRRKDSLSFEKSTCGGLKLTQNGDHGDDEDLRKGRDLQENTTEGVQSDIIVQAMQHSSVTEEMHMAGEAYYSGIIKQSPYKDNGHVTRDEETDIATDHPRGTKTGVRPTPPSQKKSKSHHQRRFVKSPANHQRKGKQNKARLTSLDCVESQQKARSEKRQGSLPSGRISSDSSRELDTSLSMSELQSDLKKYTLQRDFRQENPGNDMNIPSIKKKPPNTSSHLISMKGGRRRLSPEGSMDTERKLLLKSPDAKVTSSPKSVDDVEQTVSAKQQKYNGPDAKHVSIDGEPGPSGHRTQRSSEVYSYQFDNDNDRSKCSSKMCIVL; via the exons atgaattATTCCAAAGAAAACAAGGCGAAGGACATGCCTTTCCCGACAATGACAGATGTTGGAATTGATGTAAATAGCGCTCATGATGGTAGTGTAGTTGAGAATATCATTGGGAGTGTTGTGGCAACAGATTCACGGCAAAGAAGGTCATCTTCTAGTATGAGTAGACAAACAGCTAGCGTAACGCCCGACGAGCAGTCTGCTTGTACCGTACAGGAAAATGAAAATCTGACAAAGGGTGAAGACCAATCAGCGCGTGACGACTATGAAAACGATGAATCTCGTACTGAGTCTAAGGATAGCGATATGAGTATCTATGTcttgaaaagtgaaattcaaaagcaGGAGCGATCTAAAATTACGACAGAAGCGCCTCACGACAAAAGCGTTCTCCTTTCAATCGATATCCAAGGAAACAAACAGGAAATTCTTGACAGCAGTGACGCAGACAACCAGTCTGAAGAAGAATCGGATGAGAGGGCTTCACAGCCTCTTAATCACGAAAATGAAGATCACCCTACGATGAATGCGACCAGAACAGCAGCTCGTGAGGACAAGCCGGACGTGTCGACAGTGGACAACGGTTTTAACAGATCATCGGAGAGAGGTAAAACACCTGACCATAGTGAAGTACACAAAAAATACGCTGAAAGTTCACAAAGTGATGATTTATCAGAGGAAGATGGCGACGGGAATGACGGAGACGATGATGCGATTGCTGAAAAAGACTCGGTTAGGCACTGCAGTACACTGTTTATTAAAATAGGTATATCAGTCGGAGCGAGCAACCCAGATCAAGAAGAAAACAAGGCTTGTACAAAGACTGAAAACGCCGTCAAGGACTTAGGTGATGAGCTCAGCGTCGAAAACAACACAATCAACGATGACATAGCATCAGCTGGGAACAAAAAGTCGAGCACTGATGACGAAAATGAAAGAAGTTCATCGGTCTATGATCACGAAGCTGAATCTAGACAAGCATCGGATTTAATTGAGCAGAAAACGGAACAAAGGAAGATGTTATCCCTGGAGATCCAATTAAAAGACAGCGAAAACACCCAAGGGGAAGCTTGCTTAAAAAATGATGCTTTTAATGGAATCAAGGAAGTAGTAAATGAGCCCAACGCTACAACAAATgagaaaatgttgaaagatgcaccaaatttgaaaatcgtCGGAAGTGCGGAGGAAAGAAATCTACAAGATGAGCAAGATTCTGGCGAGAAATTCAACATCGATAAATGTGAACCAGACCTTGATATTGGAGAGGGCAATAAGGAGTCCTCGAATGCGGAAACGAGAATTCCAACTAAGGAACTCGTTGAAGGTTTACCCAAAGACAACGGTGGTAAAGAAGATAATCTCGCATTAACAGACAGCCCGGGGGACTGCAAAAACGCTGAGAAACATGAGAAGGCTTCAACCTTTCTTCCTTGCTCTGATCTGGTTGATTTAGATACTGACGATGAGCAGAACTGTAGCAAAACTAATGAAATACATATCAACGAAAGAGAACGTTCAACTATTACTAGCAAGTTTTCCTCCAGCGCTTGTACAAATCAAAGCGAAGGCAACTACTCACCTTCTGCTCAGTACAGTAACGAATATGTAAAACCCGGTAGACTGTCTGCCAATACAATGGACATCATAGTCAATGCTCGGGATAAGCTTGAACACGACAAAATAGTgatcaaaaacagaaatttcCAATCGgcgaacaaaataaaaaattggaaCAAGCATCACCCAGATCATGATGTAAGGAGGTCGACTACGTCTGATGATAAATCCGATACAGATCATAGAGGACATCAAAGCGAGAGAACTGAAAGTAAACTGGTTGAAGAAAGTATTGATCTGAGAAAAGGATACCCCACGGTAAAGAAGAACGAACAGACAATAAAAAATATAAGTCTGTTTTCAAAGGAGTTCCCAAGCCTGGTTGATGGCATGGATATGTCAGCCAGCTGTGTCCCGGATCGAAGCACAGCACAAGCATCAGAAGTTGTCAGCCACTTCCCCTCGGTGGGTGAGCCAAACTGGCTGACGTGTAGGGATGCACTACCAGAGCGACCTAAGTCAGCAAGGGGCAGGATAGGATTATATCGAACAGGGGAGACAGAGAATGAAAACACTGACAGGAAAGTAGGTGATAATGGTCAGAAAGCTGCTTCAGACATTGTCGATTATATAGAAGATACAAGCACTGATCCTAGGGATACACTTCCCGAAGACTCAATTGAAGATATGTTGCTGGAAATCGAACAAAACTTCAACTTCACTGACGTTGAAAGCAGTTTCACTGAGCCAAATGGACATGATAGCAAAAGGCAAAACCCTGGTAAGACTGGAGGGATAGGTGATTCTAGAAGCTGCCAAATATCTCAGAAATCCTCACGTGAAGACCGTAGAAGTTGCCATTCAGACTCCGGTGGTGCAGTTCGGAAATGTTCTACAGGACAACATAAAGAGGAAAACGGAGACTTGGATAGTTCTAGTGAAGCATTCAGCAGGAGGAAAGATAGTCTAAGTTTCGAAAAGTCAACATGCGGAGGACTCAAATTAACACAAAATGGAGACCATGGTGACGATGAAGACTTAAGAAAGGGGAGAGACTTGCAGGAGAATACAACAGAAGGGGTCCAAAGTGATATAATTGTTCAGGCTATGCAGCATAGTAGTGTCACAGAAGAGATGCATATGGCAGGAGAGGCTTACTACTCTGGTATAATTAAGCAATCCCCCTATAAAGATAATGGACACGTGACTAGGGATGAAGAAACGGACATAGCTACAGATCATCCGAGAGGCACCAAAACAGGAGTACGCCCCACCCCACCGTCGCAGAAGAAGTCAAAATCCCACCACCAGAGACGGTTCGTTAAATCTCCCGCGAATCATCAGAGGAAGGGCAAGCAAAACAAAGCCCGACTTACTTCGTTGGATTGCGTTGAAAGCCAACAGAAGGCAAGGTCGGAAAAGAGACAAGGCAGCTTGCCGTCAGGGAGAATCTCGTCAGACAGCAGCCGGGAACTCGACACTTCCTTGTCAATGTCTGAACTGCAGTCTGATTTGAAGAAATACACCCTGCAGAGAGACTTCAGACAAGAAAATCCTGGGAATGATATGAACATCCCGAGTATTAAGAAGAAGCCACCGAACACCTCATCCCATTTGATATCCATGAAAGGTGGACGAAGACGACTTTCTCCGGAGGGAAGCATGGACACTGAAAGAAAACTACTGCTTAAAAGTCCCGATGCAAAGGTGACATCGAGTCCGAAAAGTGTTGACGACGTTGAACAGACTGTTTCAGCGAAACAACAAAAGTATAATGGTCCTGATGCAAAGCATGTTTCGATAGATGGTGAACCTGGTCCATCTGGCCACAGGACGCAAAGGTCCAGTGAG GTTTACAGCTACCAGTTTGACAACGACAATGACAGATCCAAGTGCTCTTCCAAGATGTGCATCGTTCTTTAG
- the LOC139134021 gene encoding uncharacterized protein, with the protein MMSAGVSSACTEGEKELSNGCHGAISKEGSVPEGVLLDVVRQAVDARDLFILDLTDNFFEIGGNLVTAAVAVRKLRERGYEIELEHFCEASNLCEVVAGMHRKYYTPYELVYGIEKKKTCDVTRTHLPRDHDVVSFLGASKLELSEVFDFAQRFLVKVEPFVLASDLEEADKKVFIASALRELFNNYECHSLSFFIRHRESGDVRGVMLSADFCYQCHPSHEGIPVLPLSAYLQTLFSLEMKHRKNLEVTSSGLVACQVLSAVDIIGDPVIQLSLQRSLISESIQTARHHGYKRLIGFHGNPLIQECAAEAGFKPLDASEQLKTLQFKKTKPLANIRPANYRIVVMATDLQQQDKTDRNENVNEHS; encoded by the exons ATGATGTCCGCTGGAGTTTCGTCAGCTTGTACGGAAGGAGAGAAGGAATTGTCCAATGGTTGTCATGGAGCTATAAGCAAGGAAGGGAGTGTACCAGAAGGGGTCCTCCTCGATGTTGTTCGGCAAGCCGTGGACGCACGTGATCTCTTCATCCTGGACCTGACGgataatttctttgaaatcggCGGGAATTTGG TGACTGCAGCCGTGGCCGTCAGAAAACTTCGTGAACGAGGATATGAAATAGAACTTGAACATTTCTGTGAAGCGTCAAACCTTTGTGAGGTTGTTGCTGGCATGCATCGGAAATATTACACTCCGTATGAACTAGTGTATGgaatagaaaagaaaaaaacgtgTGACGTAACCAGGACACATCTTCCACGTGATCATGACGTAGTTTCCTTTCTCGGCGCATCTAAACTTGAACTCAgtgaagtttttgattttgctcAAAGATTTCTCGTCAAAGTTGAACCCTTCGTGTTGGCATCAGACTTGGAAGAGGCGGACAAGAAAGTCTTCATCGCGTCTGCGCTGAGGGAATTGTTCAACAACTACGAGTGTCACTCGCTTTCATTTTTCATACGTCACAGGGAAAGTGGTGACGTCAGAGGAGTCATGTTGTCCGCAGACTTTTGTTATCAGTGTCATCCAAGTCACGAGGGAATACCTGTCCTCCCGTTGAGTGCTTACCTTCAAACACTGTTTTCTCTTGAAATGAAACACAGGAAAAACCTTGAGGTAACGTCTTCTGGATTAGTGGCATGTCAAGTCCTATCCGCCGTGGACATCATCGGAGATCCGGTCATTCAACTCTCGCTTCAGAGATCATTAATATCAG AGAGTATACAAACTGCCCGTCACCATGGTTACAAGAGACTCATTGGATTCCATGGAAACCCGCTGATACAGGAATGTGCGGCAGAAGCAGGATTTAAACCATTGGATGCGTCAGAACAGTTAAAAACGCTACAATTTAAGAAAACCAAACCACTTGCCAATATTAGACCTGCAAATTATAGGatcgttgtcatggcaacagacCTACAGCAACAAGACAAAACTGATAGGAATGAGAATGTTAATGAACATTCATGA